AGAGGTCGTGAACCCAGTATTGACGCCCTACTTCGTCATGGCGGCTTAGTTACTCAGTGATGGCTTAAGCTTTAATTTCCGCAATAACTGGGGCATGATCTGAAGGCTGCTCCCAAGTGCGAGGCTCTTTATCAATCAGACTCGCACTACATTTTTCCTTAAGCGCATCACTTAGCAGGATGTGATCAATCCGCATTCCTGCGTTCCTTCTGAAACCCATCATGCGGTAATCCCACCAGCTAAATGATTTTGGCGCCTGTTCAAACATTCTGAATGAGTCCGTGAGGCCCAAATTCAGTAACTGCTGAAACGCCTCACGCTCTGGTGGAGATACGAGATTCTGGCCAATCCACTTAGATGGATCATGTACATCATCATCCGTAGGTGCAATATTGAAATCACCTAAGAGAGCCAAGCGGGTATTTTGAGCCAACTCTTCTTTTAACCAATCCTCTAACGCCTTCAGCCAGCCCAACTTATAAATAAATTTGTCACTATCGGGGGATTGCCCATTGGGGAAGTATGCCGATACCAGGCGTATAGGCTGCATTCCTTTAAAACATAAGGTGGCAGCCAAGATGCGTTGCTGCTCATCAGCACTACCTGGAATATTCCTCACAGGCTTTAGAAAAGTCGTTTCATGATCTGTAGCAATCGATGCCAAGGCAGCTTTACGAACAATAATGGCAACGCCGTTGTAGGTCTTTTGACCAGCAGCAATACTGAGGTATCCCGCCTCCTCTAATTCCTGATGAGGATATTTATCATCAGTGAGCTTAAGCTCCTGAAGACACAGTGCGTCAATAGGCTTTTTCGCCCTTTCTTGATCCTCTAGCCATTTCAATACTTGAGGCAAACGCACCTTAAGGGAATTCACATTCCAGGCGGCAATTCTGACTGACTCAGCCATCAATACCGAGCTCCTGCAACTTACGCGTGATCGTATTGCGACCAATTCCAAGACGCTGGGCTGCTTCAACACGTCGTCCACGAGTAACTTCTAGGGCTGCCTGGAGTACGGCTTTCTCAAACTTAGAGCACAGCACGTCGTATACCTCTGAATCACCATCTTGCAGCATTTTGACTGCTAGTCGACCTAAGCCGCCCTCCCAATCCGCCGAGCCAACCCTCACTGCAACTTGAGCAGAGGGATTGGATTCACCCTGCAATAAAACTGGTTGCTCACCTGCTTCCGCCAATAGATCTGTAGGCAAATCACTGGATCCGATCACATTAGATGGGGTCATCACCGTTAACCAGTGACATAGATTCTCTAGTTGACGAACATTACCCGGAAACGGCATAACACTCATTTCCTTTAAGACATCATCAGAAAGTTTTTTGGCCTCAACTCCCAAAGACTTGGCGCAGGACAACATGAAATGGCGTGCCAGTACTGGGATATCCTCAGCACGCTCACGCAAGGCTGGCATCCGCAAGCGAATGACGTTTAAGCGATGCAATAAATCTTCCCGGAATGCGCCCGCTGCAACTCGCGCCTCTAAATTCTGATGGGTCGAAGCAATAATGCGCACATTTGCCTTAATGGGATCTTGTCCACCAACTCGATAGAAATGACCGTCCGTCAATGCACGCAACAATCTTGTCTGTAGATCAAAAGGAATGTCACCAATTTCATCTAAGAATAATGTGCCGCCATCGGCTTGCTCAAAACGCCCACGACGTAATGTCAAAGCCCCGGGGAAAGCGCCACGCTCATGACCAAATAATTCAGACTCCAATAAATCCTTGGGAACTGCAGCAGTACTAAAGGCTATAAACGGACCTTTTGCGCGAGGGCTATGCTTATGCAATGCTTGTGCGACCAACTCTTTACCAGTCCCAGATTCACCGGTGATGAGAACTGTTGAGTGCGACTGTGCCAAGCGGCCAATGGCTCTGAAGACTTCTTGCATTGCAGGGGCCTGACCAATAATTTCAGTGGAGCCTTGTCTCCAACCGTTCATTTCTTTATTGCCAGATTGGTTGCGCTCGCTCTGCTCCATGGCGCGGCGAATTAACTCTACAGCCTTATCGATATCAAACGGCTTAGTGAGATATTCAAATGCACCGCCTTGAAAAGATGAGACTGCCGAATCTAAATCCGAGTAAGCAGTCATGATGATGACTGGGAGCATTGGATGAGTTTCTTTTACATTTTGCAAAAGGTCTAAGCCATTACCACGCGGCATACGGATATCTGAAATCAATACTTGCGGAGATTCCTTATCCAAGGCATTGAGCACATCATTGGGGTTTGAGAAACTCTTATGAGGAATGTTTTCGCGAGTAAGCGCTTTTTCTAATACCCAACGAATAGATTGATCATCGTCTACGATCCATACGGGTTTCATAATGCTTTCTCCTGCCTACGATAAGGAATTTGAATATGGAAATCAGTTCGCCCAGGACGGCTGTCACAGGCAATAAAGCCTTGATGCTGTTGCACAAAAGTTTGAGCTAAGGTGAGGCCAAGACCGCTCCCACCATCTCTGCCAGAAACTAATGGAAAGAAAATGCGCTCACGGATATCCTCGGGAATACCAGGTCCGTTATCAATGACGTGTAAATCCATTGCCATCTTGTAGCGCTGCTTAGAGATGGTGACTGAACGAGCCACCCTCGTCTTTAATTCAATCTGGGCAATGCCTTGCTGTATTTCTTCTGACAGCGCCTGCGCAGCATTATGGGCAATGTTCAGGACGGCCTGGATCAACTGCTCACGATCACCAAGCACTTCAGGAAGACTGGTGTCGTAATTACGAATAATGCGTAAACCTTTTGGAAATTCTGCCAAGACTAGACTACGAACACGCTCTAGGGCCTCATGGACATTAAATGATTCCATTGCGTGAGCCTTGCGATGCGGCGCTAACAATCTATCGACTAAGTTTTGTAGACGATCTGATTCTTTAATAATGACTTGGGTGTATTCACGCAAGCCCTTCTCAGGGAGTTCAAACTCCAACAGTTGAGCTGCACCTCGAATACCACCTAAAGGATTTTTAATTTCGTGCGCTAAGTTGCGCATTAATTGCTTATTTGCTTCTACCTGTTGCGTCACGCGTTCATCGCGCTCACTACGCAACTGTTGATCGATCGGAAACCATTCCATCATGATCAGAGCGGGATCCTCAAGACTAGCCACGACCACGTGCGCAGGAATCGAATCTTGATGAATACTCCCCGGCAAGGAATGCAACACCATTTCTTGGCGTTGGGCAGAAAAGTGACCCGCCTTAACTTCCTCAATCATGCGCTTAATTGAGGCATTATCTCCAAACAGATTGTGCACAGTTTGACCCTCAAGTGATTTTCGTGACAAATCCAGCGCAGATTCTGCAGCAGGGTTCACGTAAACCAATTGTTGGTTCTCAGCCTCAAATACCACGATGGCATTGGGCATCTGATCAAGCAATGTCGGAAAAAAAGGAGCAGCCGAAGCTGCCCCTTTGAACGAATTGCGCAACAGACCTGCGCTCAACATTTCTCCTTCGCTTACAGGGAGTAGTACATATCGAATTCGATCGGATGAGTCGTCATACGGAAACGTGTGACATCTTCCATCTTCAAAGCGATATATGCATCGATCATAGAGTCTGTAAAGACACCGCCACGAGTCAAGAACTCACGGTCTTTGTTCAAAGCTTCTAATGCCTCTTCCAAGCTTGCACAAACGGTTGGGATCTTTGCATCTTCTTCTGGTGGCAAGTCATACAAGTTCTTGTCAGCAGCTTCACCTGGGTGAATCTTATTCTGAACACCATCTAAACCAGCCATCATCAATGCTGCGAAGCAGAGGTATGGGTTAGCCAGTGGATCAGGGAAGCGAGTCTCAATACGACGACCCTTAGGGCTTGAAACGTGTGGAATACGAATCGAAGCAGAACGGTTGCGTGCTGAGTAAGCCAACTTCACTGGCGCCTCAAAGCCTGGAACCAAACGCTTGTATGAGTTTGTACCTGGGTTAGTAATCGCGTTCAATGCCTTAGCATGCTTGATGATGCCGCCGATGTAGAACAATGCGAACTCTGATAAGCCTGCATAGCCGTTACCAGCAAACAAGTTCTCGCCGTTCTTCCAAATAGATTGGTGAACGTGCATACCTGAACCGTTGTCGCCAACGATAGGCTTAGGCATAAATGTGGCTGTCTTGCCATAAGCATGCGCAACGTTTTGAATGACATACTTCTGCCAGATAGTCCAGTCAGCGCGCTCAACTAATGTGCTGAAGCGAGTACCCAATTCGTTTTGGCCTTGACCAGCAACTTCATGGTGATGAACTTCAACAGGAATACCTAAAGATTCGAGGATCAAACACATTTCAGAACGCATATCCTGGAATGTATCTACTGGAGCAACTGGGAAGTAACCGCCTTTTTTACCTGGACGGTGACCAGTGTTGCCGCCTTCGATTTCAGCAGCTGAAGACCATGGAGCCTCTTCAGATTCCACCTTAACGAAACAACCCTGCATATCAGCACCCCAACGGACGCCGTCAAAAATAAAGAATTCTGGCTCTGGACCAAAGTAAGCTGTATCGCCTAAGCCAGTGCTTTTCAAATAAGACTCAGCGCGCTTAGCGATAGAGCGTGGATCACGGTCATAACCTTTGCCATCTGAAGGCTCGATCACGTCACATGTGATCACCAATGTTGGCTCTTCGTAGAATGGGTCGATATAGCAAGCTGTTGGATCTGGCATCAACAACATATCCGATGCTTCAATACCTTTCCAACCAGCAATAGATGAACCGTCAAACGCATGACCGCTCTCAAACTTATCTTCGTCAAAATGAGAAATAGGTACTGTTGTGTGCTGCTCTTTACCCTTTGTATCTACAAAGCGGAAATCAACGAAAGTACATTCCTTCTCTTTAACCAACTTCATCACATCAGCGACGGTCTTCGTCATGCAAATCTCCTCTATTAACTAAATTCGGAATACAAACCTAAGGTGTACACCCTTGTTTATTCCAGGCATCAAATATGCCCTTGGGATGTATCTAATTTACTGAAGCAAACAAATGGGAACGACCATTATTGCACTAATTAAGTGCTGAAATGCCCCTTAAAACACTAAAAAATACTATATTTGCACCAAATTAGTGCTTACTTAGATTTAGAAATATCGTGAATTGCGTAGCCCAAGGCCTCAGTGCCAGCACGTAAAGCAATCCAGGCGCTTTCGAGCAAGTTTGCATCGCCTTTAATGCCCAACTCAATGTGCCGCTCGGAGAAAACGCCACCCCTAGAGGGGTCGCCAACTGACGGAAGACTAAAGACCTTTACGCCCGGGAAACTCGCCTCAATACGCTCCATCAAGGGGGTAAGTGTTGATTCAATACCCTTGGGAACAATGAAGCTCTGCTCAGCCCAGTTCTCGCGATGAAACAGATCTTGATAATAGTTATCCAAACACCAGGCCATCATCGGAGCTGCCATCACCGGAAAGCCTGGAACAAAGTAATGCTCTCGAATAGAAAAACCTGGAATCTGGTTGTAGGGATTAGGAATGATGTCGCTACCCAGCGGGAACTCACCCATTTTGAAGCGATGTTGATTTTCAGGGGCGCTTAAATCGGCTTTAGCAGGATCCCCTTCAGCCATCACCTGAATGCGCCCAGCAATTAATTCTTGCGCAGTCGGATGCAACGCAGTTTTAGTACCGAGAGCCAAAGCGGCGCACTGCCTTGTGTGATCATCGGGAGTAGCGCCAATGCCACCAGTGCTAAACACCACGTCACCACTAGCAAAACTATCTTTCAAAGTAGCTGTAATTTGCTGAGGATCATCCGCAACATATTTAGCCCAAGATAAACTCAAACCACGCTCGTTTAATAGTTCAATTAATTTACTGAGGTGCTTATCTTGACGACGCCCCGATAGGATTTCATCGCCAATCACTATTAAGCCAAAACGGCGTGACTTCACTTCAGGCACATCAATGCCAACCTTTTTTAATGCTTCAACCATGGTACGGGAGCTCCATATCAATGACACGCGCTTCAATATTGAGCGACTTATCTAATTCATCACTACGCAATTCTTTTAATGCATCTAGCAAGTAATGGGTAAACCACAATGCTGCGAACACAAAAATTAAAGAGTAAACCCAAAGAGCAACAAAACTCACAATTGGGAATAAGACTAGCGCTAACGCCGAGGTCGCCCAAAAGAAAGTGGGCACAGCACCGAGCATGCCCGAAACAATCCCCATCGCTAACAGCGGCCAGCGATGCCGATGCAAGAGCGTATCGCGCTCCTCAGCAGTCGCATGTTGTGCCAATACGTCGTAAGACATTAAACGCATGGTCAACCAACCCCAGAGCAGTGGTGGCAAGATTGCTACTAATGGCGGTATCCACCACACTGGCAAGGTCAACATCACCAAAGCTAGGCAGATCAGAGCAGACCACAGGGTATAAATAAAGCTACCGAATAAACCGCCACCCTTCTTTCGCTCAAGATCTTTATAAGCGTGCTGACGCGTCACCAACCTTACGATAGTTGGCACGGTTGTAAAGGCAATGAATACTAAAAGACTGATCGAGATGAGTGGAATCAAGAGCATTACAAAAAAGAGTGGCGCAATCCAAGCGCGTGCATTTTCAAAGCCAGCCCAAATCAGACCATCCTGAATCCAACTCGTGAAGATGGATGTTGTCAGAAAGATGCTGAGCATTTCCAGTGCTGGCGTCCAGGTTAGCCAAATTAAGCCACCCCATAAAATCGAGACGATCAAAAAAGGACGCAGACTTAACCACAGCATTCTGGGATGCATTGTTCCAACCAAAGCCAAGCCGAAAGACTTGAATACTTGCTGCATGCTATCCATAGATTTCCATAGCCACTAAATGAACTGCTGGTTTTATTTTGCCCTAGGGAAAATTTCACGCACTGAATGAATCAAGCCCTGCCACTGCTGTTGAAATACATTGGGCGAAATAGATAAATCCCGGACGCCAGTAGGATGAACCTCTTTAGGAAAAATTGCAGTGCTAAACATCATGTCCCACCAAGGAAACAAGACGCCAAAATTGCAACCACCCAAAATACCAGGCTTACCTTTAGCTTCATGCCCATACCCTACCGCATGATGCATGCGGTGGTACATCGGAGAAATCAAGAGGTACTTAAATACACCGAGATGAATTTTGAGATTAGCGTGTTGCCAACTCTGGATAAATTGACTCAAGACTACTAACAAAATAAATTGACTTGGAGATACTCCAAATAGTAATGCGAAGAAAGCAAATACGACCGCATGCAAGATGCTATCCAGAATATGGTTGCGATCATCAGACCAAGCGGTCATGACGGTTTGACTGTGATGCAAAGCATGCAACTGCCACCACCAGTTAAAAGTATGTGAAGCGCGGTGATACAAGTACTCTACAAAATCCAGTAATACAAAGTAGATGCAGAAACTCACCAAAGGAATCGAGGTTACCGGTGGCCACCATGACTCCACATTCAATCTAGCAAAACGAAAATCATGAAGGATGGAATCGATTTGAAAGAAAAAGCCTGACAAGGCAAGAAAAATCAAGCCATGAAAAATGCCAAGGCGATGAAATAAGGTATAAAAAACATCTGCTTTAGAGCTATTAGCAAAACGTTCCTGCGTTTCAGCGGGTGCAAGTCGCTCCCAAGTACGCAGAATGACCGCAATCAGCAAAATCTGGATGCAGCCGAATAAAAACCAATCAATACCGTCAAACACATCTTCGGCCATCGACATGAGATCAAATTGGTACAAAATCGGCCCAGCAATATTGGCAAACAAGAATTCTTGAATGCTGGCATAGGCTGAAGCAATAGTGGCTATAAAAGGATTGGAATCCATATCCCTAATTGTGACTGATTTATCTTATTTTGGCAGGGTTGCAAAGCAAAAGCCGCGACCCTTTAAATTGATAATCAACTGTTCTAAAACCGCCGGAGCCCAGGGATCCTTGCGCGACCAAATACCCAAATGAGCCATTGTGATATCGCCATCCTGAAGCTGGCTAGTCGCTTTATCCAACAGCATCTTATTTGGATGGGTTTGTGAGCTGAGCTCATCACCTAGAAATCCCGCAGGATTCCATCCAATATGCTGATAACCGCACTGACTTCCCATCCGAATCGAACGAGGCGATGTTTTTCCTCCAGGGGCACGCCAAATTTTCTGGATACCAGTACCCGTCAGCTCTTTAAAGCGTTCATCCACCCGTCGGATTTCTCGGCAATAGCTTGCTTCGTTATAAAGGGTTGCGACACCCGATTTTGGTCCGAATTGTGGCTTTGCAAAGATCTCACCGCTTGGTCCATCTTTGACAAAGTACAGATGGTCGAAGGTATGACTGCCAAAATGATGGCCCTCTCGGACACGGTCCTGCCAATAGGATTTCCAAGATTCATCTAGAGAGAAATCGCCTCGACTTGTTTTTTCATTCGCGAGAAAAAAAGTGGCTTTAATGTTTTGACGATTCAGTATGTCAGCAATAGTTTGCGCAACAGACATATTGCCGGTATCAAAGGTAAGGTAAACCGTTTTTTTACAGTGAGTCTCTTGAGAAAAGCCAAGCGAAGAACATGTCACTAAAAAAAATAGCACTGTTAGTCGAACAAGAGCAGTATTCCAATGCATCTAATTGAGTTACTCCCAAGCAGCGCGGGGGGTGAAGAAAACGCCATGTGGTGATTTGCCAACCGGAATCACAGTGACTAATTTCATGGTGGGAATATCAATTACCCCTGCTTTTTTGGAGAAACGAAAAGTAACCCACATCGTTTTTCCATCAGGCGTAATTTCCATATCGTCTGGGCCCGCAGGCAAGCCAGTGATATCCCCTGTTTTTTCCAAGGCCTGCATATTAATCATGCTGATGGTTGAAGCAATGCGGTTACTTACGAAGACATGCTTTTTATCCCCCAATGGACGGAAGTTGTGAGCACCCTTCCCAGTAAAGATCCGCTTCACTTCTTTACGATTTTTCCAGTCAATGACTTGAACATTGTCCTCGCCTGTAATGCCAACCAATAGATATTGATCCCCAGGCGTCATCCA
The window above is part of the beta proteobacterium CB genome. Proteins encoded here:
- a CDS encoding Exodeoxyribonuclease III Xth — protein: MAESVRIAAWNVNSLKVRLPQVLKWLEDQERAKKPIDALCLQELKLTDDKYPHQELEEAGYLSIAAGQKTYNGVAIIVRKAALASIATDHETTFLKPVRNIPGSADEQQRILAATLCFKGMQPIRLVSAYFPNGQSPDSDKFIYKLGWLKALEDWLKEELAQNTRLALLGDFNIAPTDDDVHDPSKWIGQNLVSPPEREAFQQLLNLGLTDSFRMFEQAPKSFSWWDYRMMGFRRNAGMRIDHILLSDALKEKCSASLIDKEPRTWEQPSDHAPVIAEIKA
- a CDS encoding Nitrogen metabolism transcriptional regulator, NtrC, Fis family, which translates into the protein MKPVWIVDDDQSIRWVLEKALTRENIPHKSFSNPNDVLNALDKESPQVLISDIRMPRGNGLDLLQNVKETHPMLPVIIMTAYSDLDSAVSSFQGGAFEYLTKPFDIDKAVELIRRAMEQSERNQSGNKEMNGWRQGSTEIIGQAPAMQEVFRAIGRLAQSHSTVLITGESGTGKELVAQALHKHSPRAKGPFIAFSTAAVPKDLLESELFGHERGAFPGALTLRRGRFEQADGGTLFLDEIGDIPFDLQTRLLRALTDGHFYRVGGQDPIKANVRIIASTHQNLEARVAAGAFREDLLHRLNVIRLRMPALRERAEDIPVLARHFMLSCAKSLGVEAKKLSDDVLKEMSVMPFPGNVRQLENLCHWLTVMTPSNVIGSSDLPTDLLAEAGEQPVLLQGESNPSAQVAVRVGSADWEGGLGRLAVKMLQDGDSEVYDVLCSKFEKAVLQAALEVTRGRRVEAAQRLGIGRNTITRKLQELGIDG
- a CDS encoding Signal transduction histidine kinase, nitrogen specific, NtrB; translated protein: MSAGLLRNSFKGAASAAPFFPTLLDQMPNAIVVFEAENQQLVYVNPAAESALDLSRKSLEGQTVHNLFGDNASIKRMIEEVKAGHFSAQRQEMVLHSLPGSIHQDSIPAHVVVASLEDPALIMMEWFPIDQQLRSERDERVTQQVEANKQLMRNLAHEIKNPLGGIRGAAQLLEFELPEKGLREYTQVIIKESDRLQNLVDRLLAPHRKAHAMESFNVHEALERVRSLVLAEFPKGLRIIRNYDTSLPEVLGDREQLIQAVLNIAHNAAQALSEEIQQGIAQIELKTRVARSVTISKQRYKMAMDLHVIDNGPGIPEDIRERIFFPLVSGRDGGSGLGLTLAQTFVQQHQGFIACDSRPGRTDFHIQIPYRRQEKAL
- a CDS encoding glutamine synthetase, type I yields the protein MTKTVADVMKLVKEKECTFVDFRFVDTKGKEQHTTVPISHFDEDKFESGHAFDGSSIAGWKGIEASDMLLMPDPTACYIDPFYEEPTLVITCDVIEPSDGKGYDRDPRSIAKRAESYLKSTGLGDTAYFGPEPEFFIFDGVRWGADMQGCFVKVESEEAPWSSAAEIEGGNTGHRPGKKGGYFPVAPVDTFQDMRSEMCLILESLGIPVEVHHHEVAGQGQNELGTRFSTLVERADWTIWQKYVIQNVAHAYGKTATFMPKPIVGDNGSGMHVHQSIWKNGENLFAGNGYAGLSEFALFYIGGIIKHAKALNAITNPGTNSYKRLVPGFEAPVKLAYSARNRSASIRIPHVSSPKGRRIETRFPDPLANPYLCFAALMMAGLDGVQNKIHPGEAADKNLYDLPPEEDAKIPTVCASLEEALEALNKDREFLTRGGVFTDSMIDAYIALKMEDVTRFRMTTHPIEFDMYYSL
- a CDS encoding molybdopterin binding domain-containing protein yields the protein MVEALKKVGIDVPEVKSRRFGLIVIGDEILSGRRQDKHLSKLIELLNERGLSLSWAKYVADDPQQITATLKDSFASGDVVFSTGGIGATPDDHTRQCAALALGTKTALHPTAQELIAGRIQVMAEGDPAKADLSAPENQHRFKMGEFPLGSDIIPNPYNQIPGFSIREHYFVPGFPVMAAPMMAWCLDNYYQDLFHRENWAEQSFIVPKGIESTLTPLMERIEASFPGVKVFSLPSVGDPSRGGVFSERHIELGIKGDANLLESAWIALRAGTEALGYAIHDISKSK
- a CDS encoding Putative transmembrane protein, with the protein product MDSMQQVFKSFGLALVGTMHPRMLWLSLRPFLIVSILWGGLIWLTWTPALEMLSIFLTTSIFTSWIQDGLIWAGFENARAWIAPLFFVMLLIPLISISLLVFIAFTTVPTIVRLVTRQHAYKDLERKKGGGLFGSFIYTLWSALICLALVMLTLPVWWIPPLVAILPPLLWGWLTMRLMSYDVLAQHATAEERDTLLHRHRWPLLAMGIVSGMLGAVPTFFWATSALALVLFPIVSFVALWVYSLIFVFAALWFTHYLLDALKELRSDELDKSLNIEARVIDMELPYHG
- a CDS encoding Putative transmembrane protein, with the protein product MDSNPFIATIASAYASIQEFLFANIAGPILYQFDLMSMAEDVFDGIDWFLFGCIQILLIAVILRTWERLAPAETQERFANSSKADVFYTLFHRLGIFHGLIFLALSGFFFQIDSILHDFRFARLNVESWWPPVTSIPLVSFCIYFVLLDFVEYLYHRASHTFNWWWQLHALHHSQTVMTAWSDDRNHILDSILHAVVFAFFALLFGVSPSQFILLVVLSQFIQSWQHANLKIHLGVFKYLLISPMYHRMHHAVGYGHEAKGKPGILGGCNFGVLFPWWDMMFSTAIFPKEVHPTGVRDLSISPNVFQQQWQGLIHSVREIFPRAK
- a CDS encoding Polysaccharide deacetylase yields the protein MHWNTALVRLTVLFFLVTCSSLGFSQETHCKKTVYLTFDTGNMSVAQTIADILNRQNIKATFFLANEKTSRGDFSLDESWKSYWQDRVREGHHFGSHTFDHLYFVKDGPSGEIFAKPQFGPKSGVATLYNEASYCREIRRVDERFKELTGTGIQKIWRAPGGKTSPRSIRMGSQCGYQHIGWNPAGFLGDELSSQTHPNKMLLDKATSQLQDGDITMAHLGIWSRKDPWAPAVLEQLIINLKGRGFCFATLPK